The Sulfurimonas sp. genome includes a window with the following:
- a CDS encoding thioredoxin family protein has product MKIEILGTGCAKCNQLEAVVKEAVAKSGKFAQIEKVDDMMKIMEYQVVSTPGLVIDGKVVSTGKVLSVDEVIALMS; this is encoded by the coding sequence ATGAAAATTGAGATTTTAGGAACTGGATGTGCAAAGTGTAATCAGTTAGAAGCTGTAGTTAAAGAAGCAGTTGCAAAAAGCGGTAAGTTTGCTCAAATAGAAAAAGTAGATGATATGATGAAAATAATGGAGTATCAGGTAGTAAGTACACCTGGACTTGTAATTGATGGTAAAGTTGTAAGTACCGGTAAAGTTTTAAGTGTTGATGAGGTTATTGCGCTTATGTCTTAG
- a CDS encoding permease codes for MWHELSRSFVFEFLNIQGKLADALHFFIYDTIKIWFLLITIIFAVSFLRTWVNTEYVRAHLQGKSAFYGHVAASLFGVVTPFCSCSAIPLFLGFIQARIPIGVTFSYLISAPMNNEIAIAMLFGIFGWEITLLYIAFGLSVAILGGYLIGKMDMEKEVLLDVKPIEGELEADLVRLSFKERCKEAWSYTLDIFKKIYIYVMVGVGVGAWIHGYIPTDFIASYTGEGNPFAVIIAVLMGIPMYSNAAGVMPLVEVLTSKGMLLGTALSFMMAVTALSLPEALILKKIISLRLIAIFFSIVGSGIIAIGYLFNIIL; via the coding sequence ATGTGGCATGAATTATCCCGTAGCTTTGTCTTTGAATTTTTAAATATACAAGGCAAGTTAGCAGATGCTCTGCATTTTTTTATATACGATACTATAAAGATATGGTTTTTACTGATCACTATTATATTTGCAGTGTCATTCTTGCGAACATGGGTAAATACTGAATATGTACGTGCTCACCTGCAAGGCAAGTCAGCATTTTACGGACATGTGGCAGCTTCACTTTTTGGTGTTGTAACACCTTTTTGTTCATGTTCTGCAATTCCTCTGTTTTTGGGTTTTATACAGGCTAGAATTCCCATAGGAGTAACATTTAGTTATCTAATATCTGCACCTATGAATAATGAAATAGCAATTGCTATGCTGTTTGGTATATTTGGTTGGGAAATCACTCTTTTATACATAGCATTTGGTCTTAGTGTAGCAATACTTGGCGGATACCTAATTGGAAAAATGGATATGGAGAAAGAGGTGCTTTTAGATGTAAAACCGATTGAGGGTGAACTTGAAGCTGACTTGGTAAGGTTATCTTTTAAAGAGAGATGCAAAGAAGCTTGGAGTTATACTCTAGATATATTTAAAAAGATCTATATATATGTGATGGTAGGAGTTGGAGTAGGGGCTTGGATACATGGTTATATACCTACTGATTTTATAGCTAGCTATACGGGAGAGGGTAATCCATTTGCCGTTATAATTGCAGTATTAATGGGTATACCGATGTATTCTAATGCAGCAGGTGTTATGCCGCTAGTAGAGGTTCTTACATCCAAAGGGATGCTTTTAGGGACAGCTCTAAGTTTTATGATGGCGGTTACGGCACTTAGTTTGCCGGAAGCTTTGATACTAAAAAAGATAATCTCACTTAGATTGATAGCTATATTTTTTAGTATTGTCGGAAGCGGGATAATAGCTATAGGCTATTTGTTTAATATAATTTTATAA
- a CDS encoding arsenate reductase ArsC yields MKKNVLILCTGNSCRSIMAEALINSKLGECVEAQSSGVKASGAVNPNAEALLKEKGYWRDDYHSKVIETVLDTPFDLIVTVCDHAKETCPMFPKAVKTIHVGFDDPSGKAVEEYAITLDLIEKELLPVIKEELC; encoded by the coding sequence ATGAAAAAAAACGTACTAATCTTATGTACAGGAAATAGTTGCCGCTCTATTATGGCAGAAGCTTTAATTAATTCAAAACTTGGAGAGTGTGTAGAAGCTCAAAGTTCAGGTGTAAAAGCCAGTGGAGCTGTTAATCCAAATGCAGAAGCACTTTTAAAAGAGAAAGGTTACTGGAGAGATGATTATCACTCTAAAGTGATCGAGACTGTGCTTGATACTCCGTTTGATCTGATAGTAACTGTATGTGATCATGCAAAAGAGACATGTCCTATGTTTCCAAAAGCAGTCAAAACTATACATGTAGGTTTTGATGATCCTAGTGGAAAAGCAGTAGAAGAATACGCGATAACACTTGATTTGATAGAAAAAGAACTATTACCTGTAATAAAAGAGGAACTTTGCTAG
- a CDS encoding ArsR/SmtB family transcription factor has product MDIFLKSVSALNDETRVLILRFLDENGQCCVCDLQNSLNMIQSRLSRHLKLLKEAGFIRVDRKGTWAYYSIRSPLDRFRSEAIEEIRHLDINLPKLKKISESGECKI; this is encoded by the coding sequence TTGGATATATTTTTAAAAAGTGTATCGGCTTTAAATGATGAAACAAGAGTTTTAATACTTAGATTCTTAGATGAGAACGGACAGTGTTGTGTTTGTGATCTTCAAAACTCTCTTAATATGATTCAATCACGCCTATCACGCCATCTTAAACTATTAAAAGAAGCAGGTTTTATAAGAGTTGACAGAAAAGGGACGTGGGCTTATTATTCTATACGAAGTCCGCTTGACAGGTTTCGAAGTGAAGCTATAGAGGAGATCAGACATCTTGATATAAACTTACCAAAACTAAAAAAAATATCAGAAAGTGGAGAATGTAAAATATGA